The following nucleotide sequence is from Burkholderia gladioli.
ATACCGGGGTGCATGAGCGCACCGCGTCCTGAGCAAGCTGTCCTCGACGGGAGGGAGCCGGCCGTGGCGCTAGCCGCCGCGCCGGCCGCTTCTTTCGTTCTTCCGCGCGCGGCTGCGCGCGCCGATCGGGTCGCGCTCGCGGCCGGCGATCGATGATGCCCCCTCGTTCCGATTCGCGCGCCGCGCCGCCGCGCGGCTTCTCGCTGGTGTGGCGCTGGGCGCTCGTGCTCGGCGCGCCGGCCCTGCTGGTCGGCTTGTTCGCCTGGTGCGGCGGCTGGCTCAGCGGACGTTTGACGGCCGCGCGCATCGTCGACGCCTTCGAGGCCACCAGCACCCCGCATCCGGGCTTTCGCCGCAATCACGCGAAAGGCATCTGCGTGACGGGCCATTTCGACAGCAACGGACGCGGCGAGCTGCTATCGCGCGCCAGCGTGTTCGCGCCGGGCCGTTATCCGGTGGTGGGGCGCCTGTCGATGCCGGGTAGCGATCCGGGGCAGGACGACAGCGCCGGCATGGTGCGCAGCTTCGCGCTGCGCGTGAGCCTGCCGCATGGTGCCGACTGGCGCCTGGCGATGAACTCGGCGCCGATCTTCGCGGTGCGCACGCCGCAGGCGCTCTACGAGCAGTTGCGTGCCGACGCGCGGGACCCGCGCACGGGCCGCGCCGATCCGGCCAGGATGCAGGCCTTCCTCGCCAGCCATCCCGAGGCGCGTGCGTTTCGCGCCTACGTGGAGCGCCATCCGCCGTCCTCGCGTTTCGACAACGCCACCTATTACGGCATCAGCAGCTTCGTGACCAGCGACGCGCACCGGATCCGCCGCCATGTGCGCTGGGAGGTGGTGCCCGAGGCGCCGTACCGGCCGGTCGACCTGCGCGAGCAGCGCGACCCGGATTTCCTCGCCTACGACCTGGCGATGCGGCTCGCGAACGGCCCGCTGCGCTGGCACCTGGTGCTGAACGTGGCGATGCCGGGCGACCCGCTCGACGATTCGACCCAGGCCTGGGCGCCTTCGCCGCGCCGGCTGCGCATCGATGCCGGCAGCTTCGTGATCGAGCATGCGCAGGCGCAGCTCGACGGCCCCTGCCGCGATATCGTGTTCGATCCGACCATCCTGCCGGACGGGCTCGCGCCCTCGCGCGATCCCTTGCTGGCCGCGCGCTCCTCGACTTATCGCGAATCCTACGACCGGCGCACGCGCGAGGAGGCACGCGCGCATTGAGGCCGGGCCAGGCGCGTGATGCAGCGTTCGCGAGCGTGCAGCGACGCGCGCAAACGGGCATCATGCAAATTGTTTGGCGATGCTGAAGATCGTCCTACGAATACCGGCCCGGCAGGCAGGGTCGGAAAGCTGTTCCGCTTCCCTGTCGATATGCTCATAAAGCGGAACTATGGTTATCATAGAGGTTTGCTAACAAGACCGGCCGGTCGGTGATGTTACCGATACAAATGGTCTATCTGGGCCCACCTGAGTTTCCTCTTCGTCCATGAAACCCGACGACAGCACATTGATCGCGTATGCCGACGGCGAGCTCGATGCGGCCGGCGCGGCATCGGTCGAGCAGGCGCTGGCCGAATCGTCCGAGCTGCGGGAGAGCGTGGCGCGCCTGCGTGCGTCGCGCCTGCCGTATCAGGACGCGTTCGCCGCGCAGAAGCTGCCGCCCTTGCCCGATGCGCTGCGCTTGCGCATCGAGGCGATGGCGAGCGCCGCGCAGGCGCAGTCGGCGGCGGCGGCAGCCCAGGCTCAGCCGCGCGAACAGGGACAAGAACAGGAACCGGTGCCGGCCTCGGCCAAGGTGGTGCCCCTGCCGGCGCGGCGCAATCGCCCGATGCTGTGGCTGGCGGCGGCCTTCGTGGCCGGCGCGTTCTGCGCGGGGCTGGTGCAGCAGTTCGCGGCCGGCGGTTTCGGCGGCGGCAGCGGCCCGAGCTTGGCGGCCGGCGCCGCGAAGAAACCGTGGATCAGCGTCGCGGCCGACTACCAGCAGCTCTACACGCGCGATACCGTCGCGAACCTCACGCCCGATCCGGCCGTCTCCGCGAAGATCGTCGGCGAGATCCGCAGCGACGACGGCATCCGCCTGCGCGTGCCCGACCTCAGCATGGCCGGCATGCGCTTCAAGGCCGTCGACCGCCTGCGCTACGACGGCAAGCCGCTGGTCCAGATCGTCTACCTGCCCGAGCACGGCGTGCCCGTCGCCTTGTGCGTGATGAAGGATGCGCGGCCCGACCAGGGCATCGCCAAGCACGAGATGCACGGCATGACCGTGGTGGCCTGGCGCCAGAACGAGCTGTCCTACGCGCTGATCGGCAAGCCCGATTCAGGCGATCTCGAGGCCATCGCGCGGCAGATCTCCGGCAGCCATGTCGATGCGATGTTCGCGGTGCGCGAGGCGCGCGTCGATTTTCTCGGCTGATGTTCCGTTCCGGCCGCGTGTCCTGCGCGGCCGATGCAGCACCTTCCCGTTGGTTTTCCTTCCCTTTCCGATGCGCGTGTCGCCGATACGGCGACAGGGTCTTTCTCGTTCGCTCGCCCGGGACG
It contains:
- a CDS encoding catalase family peroxidase; the protein is MMPPRSDSRAAPPRGFSLVWRWALVLGAPALLVGLFAWCGGWLSGRLTAARIVDAFEATSTPHPGFRRNHAKGICVTGHFDSNGRGELLSRASVFAPGRYPVVGRLSMPGSDPGQDDSAGMVRSFALRVSLPHGADWRLAMNSAPIFAVRTPQALYEQLRADARDPRTGRADPARMQAFLASHPEARAFRAYVERHPPSSRFDNATYYGISSFVTSDAHRIRRHVRWEVVPEAPYRPVDLREQRDPDFLAYDLAMRLANGPLRWHLVLNVAMPGDPLDDSTQAWAPSPRRLRIDAGSFVIEHAQAQLDGPCRDIVFDPTILPDGLAPSRDPLLAARSSTYRESYDRRTREEARAH
- a CDS encoding anti-sigma factor family protein; its protein translation is MKPDDSTLIAYADGELDAAGAASVEQALAESSELRESVARLRASRLPYQDAFAAQKLPPLPDALRLRIEAMASAAQAQSAAAAAQAQPREQGQEQEPVPASAKVVPLPARRNRPMLWLAAAFVAGAFCAGLVQQFAAGGFGGGSGPSLAAGAAKKPWISVAADYQQLYTRDTVANLTPDPAVSAKIVGEIRSDDGIRLRVPDLSMAGMRFKAVDRLRYDGKPLVQIVYLPEHGVPVALCVMKDARPDQGIAKHEMHGMTVVAWRQNELSYALIGKPDSGDLEAIARQISGSHVDAMFAVREARVDFLG